From the genome of Candidatus Nitrosocosmicus oleophilus, one region includes:
- the pheA gene encoding prephenate dehydratase: MNAFKVGFQGESGSYSEASARIQYPDPNYSFIPFRSFRELFDGVENSTVDLAVVPIENSTEGSVNETYDLLVEKPLYAIGEIYQKIHHCLIIDNDASPDEISVVYSHPQALAQCRKYIQKKHLESIPMYDTAGSVKFIKETHSTSAAAIASKHAAQIYDMKVVEEDIEDNSNNFTRFLIISKSYNRKADDNKISVIFSIPHTPGSLYSILQEFALRNINLTRIESRPTKNIPWEYYFFVDLEGNVNDDKISASLLAVKSATIFFKLLGSYRKDEIR; this comes from the coding sequence ATGAATGCATTCAAGGTAGGTTTTCAAGGCGAATCTGGATCTTACAGTGAAGCATCTGCGCGTATTCAATATCCTGATCCAAATTATTCATTCATTCCGTTTAGATCATTTCGTGAATTGTTTGATGGTGTTGAAAATTCTACAGTGGATCTGGCAGTAGTTCCAATTGAAAATTCTACAGAAGGGAGTGTAAATGAAACTTACGACTTACTAGTTGAAAAACCTCTTTACGCTATCGGGGAAATATATCAGAAAATACATCATTGTTTAATCATCGATAATGATGCGTCTCCAGACGAAATTTCTGTTGTCTATTCTCATCCACAGGCATTGGCTCAGTGTAGAAAATATATTCAAAAGAAACACTTAGAATCAATCCCTATGTACGATACTGCAGGATCTGTTAAATTTATTAAAGAAACTCATAGTACTAGCGCAGCAGCAATAGCTAGCAAGCATGCTGCCCAAATCTATGACATGAAGGTTGTAGAAGAAGACATCGAGGATAATTCTAATAATTTTACTAGATTTCTAATAATTTCTAAAAGTTATAATAGGAAAGCCGATGACAATAAGATATCAGTTATTTTTTCTATCCCTCATACCCCTGGATCATTATATTCTATACTCCAAGAATTTGCATTAAGAAACATTAATTTAACAAGAATTGAATCAAGACCCACGAAAAATATACCTTGGGAGTATTATTTTTTTGTAGATTTAGAGGGAAACGTTAATGATGATAAAATTTCTGCCTCTCTTTTAGCTGTCAAGTCGGCTACTATTTTCTTTAAGTTATTAGGTTCGTATAGGAAAGACGAAATAAGGTAG
- a CDS encoding exosome complex RNA-binding protein Csl4, with product MNKTHEIDYIIPGKPLAIIEEFDAGKNTYLDEGEVRSSVIGKSSANMVDRILSVKQKNPPMIPKIGDIIVGYIDMLFGNMISVRIVYINEKYSKSGFSAIASTRMSNSGGNYGSGWRERSYKGKFVFKVGDIIRGRVFSLLNSSIHLTLEDRDLGVVYTICFSCGNEFVKVPGGLKCNSCGNFEDRKVSIDYGKESFTLLYDKQFPMT from the coding sequence TTGAATAAAACTCATGAAATTGATTATATTATTCCTGGAAAACCGTTAGCTATAATTGAAGAATTTGATGCGGGGAAAAACACCTATTTAGATGAGGGTGAGGTTAGATCTTCTGTTATTGGAAAATCTAGCGCTAACATGGTCGATCGTATTTTAAGTGTTAAACAAAAAAATCCACCTATGATACCCAAGATTGGTGATATTATTGTTGGATATATCGATATGTTATTTGGAAATATGATATCGGTAAGGATTGTTTATATCAATGAAAAATATTCTAAATCTGGTTTTTCTGCGATAGCCTCGACTCGTATGTCTAATTCAGGGGGAAACTATGGTTCAGGCTGGCGTGAGAGAAGCTATAAAGGTAAATTTGTTTTTAAGGTGGGCGATATTATAAGGGGAAGAGTATTCAGCTTATTGAATTCTTCAATTCATTTAACATTAGAGGACAGAGACTTGGGAGTTGTGTATACAATTTGCTTTTCTTGTGGAAATGAATTTGTCAAAGTACCTGGAGGATTAAAATGCAATTCCTGTGGTAATTTTGAAGACAGGAAAGTTTCAATTGATTATGGAAAAGAATCCTTTACACTTTTGTATGATAAACAATTTCCTATGACATGA
- the dph2 gene encoding diphthamide biosynthesis enzyme Dph2, translating to MIQIDEDRIFDIIRDRKPRSIALNGPEPLLPKIQKVSEKIENEFNIISYIIGDKSWGSCDLNTHAAEMLGADILFNVGHTITIENFGEKVFMINAFDTIRFDNVALKCATELKGRFKTISLVTDSQHLHQIDTVRKIFEDNGFVVVKGKGKGQLNDTQVFGCEFHPLHNIKSEIEAFIFLGQSRFHSIGIALSTEKPTFMLDPYFEEFLQINNEAEVVKKRAILSVYKALDARTLGIIIGLKEGQFANIKALEFKKELSKLGINIQLIALTEISNEKLENFREIDAFIQVACPRLGTDNYFSKPVLSVPQGLALIKLLKKEPIEEFFKIQHWL from the coding sequence TTGATCCAGATAGATGAAGACAGAATTTTTGATATCATTAGAGACAGAAAACCTCGTTCCATAGCTTTGAATGGTCCTGAACCCCTATTACCAAAAATTCAAAAAGTTTCTGAAAAAATTGAAAATGAATTCAACATAATATCATATATAATAGGAGATAAGAGCTGGGGTTCTTGTGATCTTAACACTCATGCTGCAGAGATGCTGGGTGCAGATATATTATTTAACGTAGGACATACTATAACTATAGAAAATTTTGGAGAGAAAGTATTCATGATAAATGCCTTTGACACTATAAGATTTGATAATGTTGCATTAAAATGCGCAACGGAACTAAAGGGGCGATTTAAAACTATATCATTAGTTACAGACAGTCAACACTTGCATCAAATTGACACGGTCAGGAAGATTTTTGAGGATAACGGGTTTGTCGTGGTAAAAGGAAAAGGTAAAGGACAATTGAATGATACACAAGTCTTTGGTTGTGAATTTCATCCGCTGCACAACATCAAAAGTGAAATTGAGGCTTTTATTTTTCTTGGCCAAAGTAGATTCCATTCGATAGGGATAGCCCTTTCTACAGAAAAACCGACATTTATGCTCGATCCATATTTTGAGGAATTTTTACAAATCAATAACGAAGCAGAAGTTGTCAAGAAGAGAGCAATACTCTCTGTGTATAAGGCACTCGATGCAAGAACTTTGGGGATAATAATAGGATTAAAAGAGGGACAATTTGCAAATATTAAAGCTTTAGAATTTAAGAAAGAGCTAAGCAAATTAGGAATTAACATACAACTGATAGCTTTGACCGAGATTTCAAATGAGAAGTTAGAAAACTTTAGAGAAATTGATGCGTTTATTCAAGTAGCATGTCCACGACTAGGAACTGATAATTATTTTTCCAAACCAGTACTATCAGTTCCACAAGGATTAGCTTTGATAAAGTTATTAAAGAAAGAACCCATCGAGGAATTTTTCAAAATTCAGCATTGGTTATAA
- a CDS encoding response regulator, with protein sequence MTSEVEINNPNKNKMARIMVVDDEKDILRVIKRDLEITNEFQVEVFSSGHDALSSFKNHELGYYDVIITDIRMPRMNGFELYRNIKEMRPDTKIAFITAFEINRDEFTKVLPSIDVKDFIIKPIDMNDLIFKIKSMLAI encoded by the coding sequence ATGACGTCCGAAGTTGAAATTAACAATCCTAACAAGAATAAGATGGCTAGAATAATGGTAGTGGATGATGAAAAAGATATTCTTAGAGTTATTAAGAGAGATTTGGAAATAACAAATGAATTTCAGGTGGAAGTATTTTCGAGTGGCCATGATGCGTTGAGCTCTTTTAAAAATCACGAATTAGGCTACTACGACGTAATCATCACTGATATTAGAATGCCTAGGATGAATGGTTTTGAGTTATATAGAAATATCAAGGAAATGCGCCCTGACACCAAAATTGCCTTCATTACTGCGTTTGAAATAAACAGAGATGAATTTACAAAAGTTCTTCCATCAATTGATGTTAAAGATTTCATTATTAAACCGATCGATATGAATGATTTAATTTTTAAGATTAAATCTATGTTAGCAATTTAG
- a CDS encoding GNAT family N-acetyltransferase, whose amino-acid sequence MSFIIREIEENDFDNGFFETLSNLSAVGGIKTNEVLKKEIIKEIITNKDYVIIISEDTKSREVIGTATLFIEQKFIHNGGKVGHIEDVATRKGYEGRGIGKEIMNKLITISRERGCYKIILDCDEKVSKFYEKIGFKKKAIMLRFDL is encoded by the coding sequence ATGTCATTCATAATAAGAGAAATTGAAGAGAATGATTTTGATAATGGGTTTTTTGAAACACTCTCAAACTTATCCGCGGTAGGCGGCATAAAAACTAATGAAGTGTTAAAAAAAGAAATCATAAAAGAAATCATAACAAATAAGGATTATGTAATAATTATATCAGAGGATACAAAGAGTCGAGAGGTCATCGGTACAGCCACATTATTCATAGAACAGAAATTCATTCATAATGGAGGCAAGGTTGGCCATATAGAAGATGTAGCAACTAGAAAAGGGTACGAGGGTAGAGGTATTGGAAAAGAAATTATGAATAAGCTGATCACCATATCGCGAGAACGTGGATGTTATAAAATAATTCTTGATTGTGATGAAAAAGTATCTAAATTTTATGAGAAAATAGGGTTCAAGAAGAAAGCAATAATGTTGAGATTTGATCTTTAG
- a CDS encoding helix-turn-helix domain-containing protein, which translates to MSFNLNDSPTHFTVLNAIYKNFNTSDKIIKFTKLTKSEVETILKELESQRLVDKFEKKIFFFGKKMQYKLTDTGLKVLTSKQQELENKLRQVQQWYSQGDKAQLQTFMGNNRSWMPFLIFSGIMDMVFFMSLMSFMGMALNPMESSMAGDTGDTGGTGSESDSGAGTETGATENVDMQGGDTGGGGFDFDGGGFDSF; encoded by the coding sequence ATGTCATTCAATCTTAACGATAGTCCAACACATTTCACAGTTCTTAATGCAATTTATAAGAATTTTAATACATCCGATAAAATCATAAAATTTACAAAACTTACAAAGTCAGAAGTTGAGACAATTCTTAAGGAATTAGAAAGTCAACGACTTGTAGATAAATTTGAAAAGAAAATATTTTTCTTTGGGAAGAAAATGCAGTACAAATTAACAGACACAGGGTTAAAAGTATTAACTTCAAAACAACAGGAACTAGAGAATAAGTTGAGACAAGTTCAACAATGGTATTCACAAGGTGATAAAGCCCAACTCCAAACATTTATGGGAAATAACAGATCATGGATGCCATTTTTGATTTTTTCGGGCATTATGGATATGGTGTTTTTCATGTCGTTAATGTCGTTTATGGGTATGGCCCTTAATCCAATGGAGAGTTCAATGGCTGGAGACACAGGAGATACCGGTGGCACGGGGTCGGAGTCTGATTCGGGAGCCGGCACGGAAACAGGAGCAACAGAAAATGTAGACATGCAGGGCGGAGACACAGGGGGAGGAGGATTTGATTTTGATGGCGGAGGTTTTGACAGCTTTTAA
- a CDS encoding sensor histidine kinase, which yields MSILSYHYSGLTADQIGEIASSDIRSNAIIETDGLSKTLLHIIDPVSTNLEILSKIVNYSNIDGTKLIMDEVQNSTKSLTEGYYWINEDGRIVSISNVNSSIIDSYSNIDLSNREYFVIPKETHASYYSSAIESIDKIPRLYISFPVMEQSDGEPVFKGVIVASIKIHELGRFLQSELAPQVAGNVGLMDKNGIIIYGSNPSLIGKYYLGEEFQSLVPEEIRGPYNSLLARSLQGSAGAEDLILDGGNKTTITYQPVYIGGKYLWTLFVSSPHQLAAEVGFLINNQKNFSTLMILIIGAVALGIAFLILSWNKRLESAVNSRTIELKDANNSLIKYNKLLESANEKLSIHDKMQKEFINIAAHELRTPIMPILGDAIFLEKQFEDGKEEVKVDKEQVSSIIRNAKRLKRLASDILDITKIESQSLKLNKERFNIRDIILSSISDIKTQLLSSNPEQLENLDIIYEPQDIFVFADKNRITQVIFNLLGNSVKFTEKGSINIEVKIERDVVKNIENVIISISDTGQGIDPDILPRLFTKFTSKSFEGTGLGLFISKSIINSHNGKIWATNDPNGGATFYFKIPQQ from the coding sequence TTGTCTATATTATCATATCATTATTCTGGCCTAACCGCAGATCAAATTGGTGAGATTGCTTCTAGTGATATAAGGTCAAATGCCATAATTGAAACAGACGGTCTTTCTAAAACTCTATTGCATATCATAGATCCAGTATCTACTAACCTCGAGATCTTGTCTAAAATTGTAAATTACAGCAATATAGATGGAACTAAACTAATTATGGATGAAGTTCAGAACTCGACAAAGTCGTTGACTGAGGGATACTATTGGATAAATGAAGATGGTAGAATTGTCTCAATAAGCAACGTTAACTCTAGTATAATTGATTCATATAGTAATATTGATTTAAGTAATCGAGAATATTTTGTTATTCCTAAAGAGACTCATGCTAGTTATTATAGTAGTGCAATAGAATCTATAGACAAAATTCCGCGACTTTATATTTCATTTCCTGTTATGGAACAATCCGACGGAGAACCTGTGTTTAAAGGGGTTATCGTTGCATCCATCAAAATTCATGAATTAGGTCGTTTTTTACAAAGCGAATTAGCTCCTCAAGTAGCAGGTAATGTTGGGTTGATGGATAAGAATGGTATTATTATTTATGGTAGTAATCCTTCGCTCATTGGAAAATACTATCTTGGAGAAGAATTTCAATCCCTAGTACCTGAGGAAATTAGAGGACCTTATAATTCTCTATTGGCTAGATCTCTTCAAGGATCGGCTGGAGCTGAAGATCTAATATTGGATGGGGGAAACAAGACTACTATTACATATCAACCCGTCTATATAGGTGGAAAGTATTTGTGGACTTTGTTTGTGAGCTCTCCTCATCAATTAGCAGCTGAGGTGGGATTTTTGATAAATAATCAGAAAAATTTTAGTACTTTAATGATCCTAATAATTGGAGCGGTAGCCTTGGGCATTGCGTTTTTGATCCTTTCCTGGAATAAACGGCTAGAGTCTGCAGTAAATTCGAGAACTATAGAACTAAAAGATGCAAATAATTCATTGATAAAATATAATAAGTTACTCGAATCGGCTAATGAAAAACTGAGCATTCATGATAAGATGCAAAAAGAATTCATAAATATTGCTGCTCATGAATTGAGAACTCCCATAATGCCTATACTTGGAGATGCGATATTTCTTGAAAAACAATTCGAAGATGGAAAAGAAGAAGTCAAAGTTGACAAAGAACAAGTGAGTTCTATTATTAGAAACGCCAAACGATTAAAGAGATTAGCATCAGATATTTTGGATATTACTAAGATCGAAAGTCAGTCCCTGAAGCTTAACAAAGAACGCTTTAATATCAGGGACATTATTTTGTCGTCGATCAGTGATATAAAAACCCAGTTATTAAGCAGTAATCCAGAGCAACTAGAAAATTTGGATATAATATATGAACCCCAAGACATCTTTGTATTTGCAGACAAAAATCGAATCACACAGGTTATTTTTAACCTTCTAGGCAATTCTGTAAAGTTTACTGAAAAAGGATCGATTAACATCGAAGTAAAAATTGAGAGAGATGTGGTAAAAAATATTGAAAATGTGATCATTAGTATTTCGGATACTGGACAAGGTATCGATCCTGATATACTTCCAAGATTGTTTACTAAATTTACTTCAAAGTCTTTTGAAGGTACTGGTCTTGGTTTGTTTATATCAAAGAGTATTATTAATTCTCATAATGGCAAGATCTGGGCAACCAATGATCCCAATGGCGGTGCTACCTTTTATTTTAAAATACCTCAACAGTGA